From Salvelinus fontinalis isolate EN_2023a chromosome 30, ASM2944872v1, whole genome shotgun sequence, one genomic window encodes:
- the LOC129828452 gene encoding myoneurin-like: protein MNVRTYPLVVSTHAVALLRKLNFQRMEGQFCDCVIRQHLNPVKLYLAHKNVLSASSPVLASLFPSKGALLDLQFPSPSTEILGSLLEFIYTGTLPPPDQDESILSAATYLQMDELQKALIRRSTLDTSSESDCTVADINPNLKRKRSDHQQNKNNEHSPSQCTPTPLSCEVVPVICHVSTTGKPSLLSETRPESRKLNSESDVTIKEAGVSERKVTLGHGHNLKHYGLQTDDNYEAALYESQPKQSKILSGSACSNVQDLPMAAPEDAAYYTGRRQRELDEKSVLQSSGNAILTHTAVCSEIGEEDDTENTTNQEFTSHFNTSSHYSRIHSCPHLDTTSNGSDNEGVTTIDQLESNKEKGSKCHPTRQFENISDADEYIPDNAIENTHKGKLKDLWSSMITSGYCPQGDETKCFQSASRLNLWTEATSYSTLNPKISEEVTSNESRCDIKGSNTNTNEMETYQGQVRYHYLAREKHHLVQSSDSDDDGLYSAMANSDLREGLGINVKASTSDFVLLDISAKHPSAGYPDSNGSQLSVGGPASASVQPYQCTMCDRAFSQRGSLNRHMRSHLGVRPYSCPQCPMTFSRQYRVTEHMRVHQRGCEDLQRTGPT from the exons ATGAAT GTGAGAACATATCCTTTAGTGGTCAGCACCCATGCTGTGGCCCTGCTGAGGAAACTAAATTTTCAGAGAATGGAGGGGCAATTTTGTGACTGTGTGATTCGACAACATCTGAACCCGGTGAAACTCTATCTGGCCCACAAAAATGTCCTGTCAGCTTCTAGTCCTGTCTTGGCTTCCCTTTTCCCCAGTAAAGGTGCACTGCTGGACTTGCAGTTTCCATCCCCTTCAACTGAAATTCTGGGGTCTCTTTTGGAATTTATCTACACTGGGACACTACCCCCACCAGACCAGGATGAATCTATTCTCTCTGCTGCTACTTATCTGCAAATGGATGAACTACAGAAGGCTTTAATAAGAAGGAGCACACTGGACACATCATCTGAGTCTGACTGCACTGTTGCAG ATATAAACCCCAATCTAAAGAGGAAACGCTCAGATCATCAGCAAAACAAGAATAATGAACATTCTCCATCGCAGTGCACACCAACCCCTCTAAGTTGTGAAGTCGTCCCCGTCATATGCCATGTCAGCACAACTGGAAAGCCTTCTCTATTGTCAGAAACCAGACCTGAAAGCAGAAAATTGAACAGTGAGTCTGACGTGACCATAAAGGAGGCAGGAGTCAGTGAACGAAAGGTGACACTTGGTCATGGACACAATTTAAAGCACTATGGATTACAAACGGATGATAATTATGAGGCAGCTTTATATGAGTCACAACCAAAACAAAGCAAGATTTTATCTGGCAGTGCATGCTCCAATGTCCAGGATCTGCCCATGGCTGCCCCAGAGGATGCAGCATATTACACAGGAAGGCGTCAGAGGGAGTTGGATGAAAAATCTGTATTACAAAGTTCTGGGAATGCCATCCTGACACATACTGCTGTATGTTCAGAAATTGGTGAGGAAGATGATACTGAAAACACCACAAATCAGGAATTTACATCCCACTTCAATACTTCAAGTCATTACTCCAGGATTCATAGTTGTCCTCACTTAGATACAACTTCCAACGGTAGTGATAACGAAGGGGTAACTACAATAGATCAGTTAGAGTCAAACAAAGAGAAAGGTTCTAAATGCCACCCCACACGGCAATTTGAAAATATTTCAGATGCTGATGAGTACATCCCTGATAATGCCATAGAAAACACCCATAAGGGTAAATTAAAGGATTTATGGAGTTCAATGATCACCAGTGGATATTGTCCCCAGGGCGACGAAACAAAATGCTTTCAGAGTGCCTCTAGATTAAATCTATGGACTGAGGCAACGAGCTACTCTACACTAAACCCCAAAATATCTGAGGAGGTAACATCAAACGAGAGCAGATGTGATATCAAGGGCAGTAACACTAATACCAACGAAATGGAAACGTATCAAGGACAAGTTCGCTATCACTATCTTGCAAGGGAAAAACATCACCTTGTACAATCCAGTGACTCGGACGACGATGGTCTGTATAGTGCCATGGCTAACTCTGACCTCCGAGAAGGCCTTGGCATAAATGTCAAAGCCAGCACCTCAGATTTCGTTTTACTGGACATTTCAGCCAAACATCCCTCGGCAGGGTACCCTGACTCCAATGGGAGTCAACTGAGTGTGGGTGGGCCTGCATCTGCCTCTGTCCAGCCTTACCAGTGCACTATGTGTGATAGGGCCTTCAGCCAGCGAGGCTCCCTCAACAGACACATGCGCTCCCACCTGGGTGTTAGGCCCTACTCCTGCCCCCAGTGTCCCATGACCTTCTCTAGACAGTACCGGGTCACTGAGCACATGCGCGTCCACCAACGGGGCTGCGAGGACCTTCAGAGGACAGGCCCCACCTGA